Proteins from one Microcoleus sp. FACHB-672 genomic window:
- a CDS encoding HHL1-like protein produces MTSNQGFGKVKSTKKSGKSSEKRAVASQKYDKMKEEGLPEFNIYMRIKDKKNWFPVGSLAVNRSSHIERAIFENLEALREGGFRLFPMLRKHQQNLEYGYKLKGKEFADEAIQVAVPPKPSADNFIQNAIAQVKNSVSGLLKRG; encoded by the coding sequence ATGACGAGCAATCAAGGATTTGGCAAAGTTAAGTCAACCAAGAAGTCAGGCAAAAGCTCGGAAAAACGGGCGGTTGCGTCTCAGAAGTATGACAAAATGAAGGAAGAAGGGCTGCCAGAGTTTAATATTTATATGCGGATTAAGGATAAGAAAAACTGGTTTCCTGTAGGTTCTTTGGCGGTGAATCGTAGCAGCCACATAGAGCGTGCTATTTTTGAAAACTTGGAAGCGTTGCGTGAAGGCGGCTTTCGTTTGTTTCCGATGCTACGGAAGCATCAGCAGAATTTAGAATATGGCTATAAGTTAAAGGGAAAAGAATTTGCGGATGAGGCGATTCAGGTTGCGGTTCCTCCGAAGCCGTCTGCCGACAATTTTATTCAAAATGCGATTGCTCAGGTTAAGAATAGCGTTTCCGGTTTGTTAAAGCGCGGTTAA
- a CDS encoding class I SAM-dependent methyltransferase — MLNIMRKQFPGKWFSKIDAEVEGWCSNEVASCLWKFALKNPTMGAIVEIGSAWGKSTIVLAEASRRVEGGKVYAVDPHTGGIGYLKHLGVDKIDSFPIFQENLKKFNVSDMVVPIVETSEQAAQLWNASLKIRMLYIDGLHTAEGVEIDINSWLPFVAPEGLIIIDDYFEPSLSLYKAKIDELLNHEKVKLPFHECSRLVYTYKI, encoded by the coding sequence ATGCTGAACATAATGCGAAAGCAGTTTCCTGGAAAATGGTTCTCAAAGATTGATGCCGAAGTTGAGGGTTGGTGTTCAAATGAGGTGGCTTCTTGTCTTTGGAAATTTGCGCTAAAAAATCCAACAATGGGTGCAATTGTTGAAATTGGTTCGGCATGGGGTAAGTCAACAATTGTTCTTGCAGAAGCCAGCCGTCGAGTGGAAGGTGGGAAAGTTTATGCTGTAGATCCCCATACAGGTGGCATCGGCTACCTCAAGCATCTGGGTGTAGATAAAATAGACTCTTTTCCTATTTTTCAGGAAAATCTTAAAAAGTTTAATGTCTCTGATATGGTTGTTCCTATTGTAGAGACTTCGGAGCAGGCAGCTCAACTATGGAATGCTTCGTTAAAAATTAGGATGCTATATATAGATGGGCTTCATACGGCAGAAGGAGTGGAGATAGATATTAACTCCTGGCTACCTTTTGTTGCCCCTGAAGGTCTCATTATAATCGATGATTATTTTGAACCCAGTCTGTCACTATATAAAGCTAAAATTGATGAATTGCTTAACCATGAAAAAGTAAAGCTGCCTTTCCACGAATGCTCTCGCCTTGTCTATACTTATAAAATTTAA
- a CDS encoding AAA family ATPase has translation MNFNPELCRNESEVESKLIVSYLLPKLGYPPETWHQEVAFGTIRLDFLAFATQVIPFVLDANSPLSVVMEAKSPRQNLDRHVLKFRRYLTSLNVKYGLLTNGHFIRIYERVPNDIRLVFQCGGKEVEARINNIYAIIGRESLKEKPVIESPAILPIQSNLSLTQVNQEVPDSQPVILTPQGSPNLSNSEVPSPQPANLDTQSLLNSNSEEKRKPTVKVIAVYHNKGGVGKTTVTVNLAAALSRKGKRVLVIDLDSQANTTFATGLIKFDDEEQDNLKECNIRHVLQSEDFYSIQEVAKESEFNNPEIDVLPAHITLMQYENELNQLDYSKLMLLQKLKDVEDKYDIVIIDTPPSLNLYARIALITADYLIIPSDLKPFANQGLLNVKDFVKKTNEFRKFIGKDKVEILGVLPCKISTNARFREYTLPAHIELVPKRYDLKVMKSIIYQREELSKCLEQSQDVGNLQIPDPKSVFDYKPDGDSAKEFEQLAKEVLKGIGGTK, from the coding sequence GTGAACTTCAATCCTGAGCTTTGCCGCAACGAGAGCGAAGTTGAAAGTAAACTGATTGTCAGTTATCTGTTGCCGAAGTTAGGTTATCCTCCTGAAACTTGGCATCAAGAGGTTGCATTCGGCACGATTCGTTTAGATTTCTTAGCATTTGCAACGCAAGTGATTCCATTTGTGTTGGATGCGAATTCGCCGTTGAGTGTTGTCATGGAGGCGAAATCTCCCCGGCAAAATTTAGATCGTCATGTTCTAAAATTCCGGCGTTATTTAACGAGCTTGAATGTCAAATATGGATTGCTCACGAATGGTCATTTTATCAGAATTTATGAAAGAGTACCCAATGACATCAGGCTCGTTTTTCAGTGTGGTGGAAAAGAGGTTGAAGCGAGAATAAATAATATTTATGCAATTATTGGGAGAGAGAGTTTAAAGGAGAAGCCGGTTATAGAATCTCCAGCTATTCTCCCAATTCAGAGTAATTTAAGCCTTACTCAAGTTAATCAAGAGGTTCCAGATTCTCAGCCGGTTATCCTCACTCCTCAAGGTTCCCCTAATTTAAGTAATTCCGAAGTTCCGTCGCCGCAGCCGGCTAATCTTGATACTCAATCTCTCTTGAATTCAAATTCTGAAGAAAAAAGGAAACCTACTGTGAAAGTTATTGCGGTTTATCATAACAAAGGCGGCGTAGGGAAGACAACCGTTACAGTAAATTTAGCAGCCGCACTAAGCCGAAAAGGAAAAAGAGTTCTTGTCATCGATTTGGATAGCCAAGCAAATACGACATTTGCCACAGGTTTAATAAAATTTGATGATGAGGAACAGGATAATTTAAAAGAATGTAATATTCGCCACGTCTTGCAGTCAGAAGACTTTTACTCTATTCAAGAAGTTGCTAAAGAGTCTGAGTTTAACAATCCGGAAATTGATGTTCTGCCGGCTCACATTACTTTAATGCAGTATGAAAATGAATTGAATCAGCTAGATTACAGTAAGCTCATGCTGTTGCAAAAATTGAAGGATGTCGAAGATAAATATGACATTGTGATTATTGATACTCCACCCTCTTTAAACTTATATGCAAGAATTGCTCTGATTACGGCTGATTATTTAATTATTCCCTCCGATCTCAAGCCATTTGCCAACCAGGGATTATTAAATGTGAAAGATTTTGTTAAAAAAACAAACGAGTTTAGAAAGTTTATCGGTAAAGATAAAGTTGAAATCCTGGGAGTGCTTCCTTGTAAAATTTCAACCAATGCTAGATTTAGAGAATATACGTTGCCGGCTCATATAGAGCTTGTGCCAAAACGATATGACTTAAAAGTGATGAAGTCTATAATTTATCAAAGAGAGGAGCTATCTAAATGCCTTGAACAAAGTCAGGATGTAGGAAATCTGCAAATACCCGATCCTAAGTCTGTATTTGATTATAAGCCAGATGGAGACTCAGCTAAAGAATTTGAGCAGCTAGCTAAAGAGGTATTAAAAGGAATAGGGGGAACGAAATGA
- a CDS encoding Rho termination factor N-terminal domain-containing protein, with protein sequence MKLSTSLVAVKKITSKAPNSNFLETDINQAAQLILKAGGLINPIIIRRTSITSYEVVDGHFEYYVAVKAREIDPLNGENIAAYIIEPDNEEVLLSQIKALRRREGDNLREETIQPAPSSSIESQPLQPSSSPENQDIKNLVQQLEQSLAAILSSKIEESVKTLEANLKSELLEAIRNEISQQKLQTTTKTTASNYGTMKVAQLKEVARELNIPGRAGMKKEQLIAAINKAESS encoded by the coding sequence ATGAAACTGTCAACTTCGCTTGTAGCGGTTAAGAAAATTACTTCAAAGGCTCCCAATTCAAATTTTTTAGAAACCGATATCAACCAGGCTGCTCAATTAATTTTAAAAGCTGGTGGCTTAATTAATCCCATCATTATTCGTCGAACCAGCATCACGTCTTATGAAGTCGTTGATGGACACTTTGAATATTACGTGGCTGTTAAGGCAAGGGAAATTGATCCGCTGAATGGTGAGAATATTGCTGCATACATCATTGAACCTGACAATGAGGAAGTTTTGTTATCTCAAATTAAAGCACTGAGAAGGCGAGAAGGTGATAATCTAAGAGAGGAAACAATTCAACCGGCACCTTCATCTAGCATTGAATCTCAACCATTACAACCGTCTTCTTCTCCTGAAAACCAAGATATTAAAAATTTAGTTCAGCAACTTGAGCAATCATTGGCAGCAATTCTTAGCAGTAAGATTGAAGAATCTGTCAAGACGCTAGAAGCAAACTTGAAAAGTGAATTGTTAGAAGCTATCCGCAACGAAATTAGCCAACAGAAACTTCAGACAACAACTAAAACTACAGCGTCAAACTATGGCACAATGAAGGTAGCGCAGCTTAAAGAAGTTGCCAGGGAATTAAATATACCGGGACGCGCCGGCATGAAAAAAGAGCAACTGATTGCAGCTATCAATAAGGCTGAATCAAGTTAA
- a CDS encoding sulfotransferase domain-containing protein encodes MKVNPLHLIKSLLVEANTDKIGSLAIYDSKIIQKFVDNPNFPFLVSFPRTGSHWLRMVMELYFEKPSLVRVFYYKDCQDYLTLHTHDMNLDIYRKNVIYLYREPAPTVYSQMMYEKEDTRNLERVKYWSTLYGKHLAKWLIEETETEKKTIVRYENLVKDMAAEFSKVTEHFEMQIDVDKLQRSTEQVSKQEVKKKTTHDPQVINRSGSYEISRKEFLQNNSELIGDLVLEQNHQLQQYFI; translated from the coding sequence ATGAAAGTTAATCCTTTACATTTGATCAAAAGCTTATTGGTTGAAGCTAATACAGATAAAATCGGCTCTCTAGCCATTTATGACTCTAAAATTATCCAAAAATTCGTAGACAATCCAAATTTTCCGTTTCTGGTAAGCTTTCCCAGAACAGGTAGTCACTGGCTGCGGATGGTGATGGAACTTTATTTTGAAAAGCCATCCCTTGTGAGAGTATTTTATTACAAAGATTGTCAAGATTACCTAACGCTTCACACGCATGACATGAACCTGGATATTTACCGAAAAAATGTTATCTATCTTTACCGCGAGCCTGCGCCAACAGTTTACTCCCAGATGATGTATGAAAAAGAAGACACCAGGAATCTGGAAAGAGTGAAATATTGGAGTACCCTCTATGGCAAGCATCTGGCTAAGTGGTTAATTGAGGAAACGGAAACTGAGAAAAAAACTATTGTGCGGTACGAAAACTTGGTCAAAGACATGGCTGCTGAATTTTCCAAAGTGACAGAGCATTTTGAGATGCAAATAGATGTTGATAAGCTACAAAGATCAACAGAACAAGTTTCAAAACAGGAGGTTAAGAAAAAGACAACACATGATCCTCAAGTTATTAACAGAAGTGGGTCCTATGAAATTAGTCGTAAAGAGTTTTTGCAAAATAACTCAGAGTTAATTGGAGATTTAGTCTTAGAACAAAATCATCAACTTCAACAATATTTTATTTGA
- a CDS encoding ABC transporter permease, which translates to MSVTNKITIIRPGRQSLKAAIQEFWEYRDLLWMLALRQVSVRYKQTAIGIGWVLLQPLVAMGIFTVVFGNFAKIPSDGIPYPIFSYSALILWGLFSDGLTRAGSSLIAEERLISKVYFPRLIIPLAAVGSAWVDFAVSLFLLLPLTYIYHLRPTWSLLLLPVAMVVTMILGAGVGMLLAALNVKYRDFQYAVPFVMQIWLYASPIVYSVNLVPASIRPFYYLNPMAGLIELCRFAVTGQGNFSLIGLSLSVAGAIAFFIIGSTVFRWVERSFADFI; encoded by the coding sequence GTGTCAGTCACTAACAAAATTACGATTATTCGCCCTGGCAGGCAATCTTTAAAAGCCGCGATCCAAGAGTTTTGGGAGTACCGGGATCTCCTGTGGATGCTGGCACTGCGGCAAGTTAGCGTGCGTTACAAGCAAACTGCCATTGGCATCGGCTGGGTGTTGTTGCAGCCGTTGGTGGCAATGGGGATTTTTACGGTGGTTTTTGGGAATTTTGCTAAGATTCCCTCGGATGGCATTCCATATCCGATTTTTAGTTACTCGGCTTTGATATTATGGGGGCTGTTTTCCGATGGCTTGACGCGGGCCGGCAGCAGCCTGATTGCTGAGGAACGGCTGATCTCGAAGGTGTATTTCCCGCGATTAATTATTCCTTTGGCTGCTGTGGGTTCAGCATGGGTCGATTTCGCAGTGTCGCTGTTTTTACTATTGCCGCTCACTTATATCTATCATCTCAGACCAACTTGGAGTTTGCTGCTGCTGCCGGTAGCAATGGTGGTGACGATGATCTTGGGTGCCGGTGTGGGGATGCTGCTAGCGGCGCTGAATGTTAAATATCGAGATTTTCAGTATGCTGTGCCTTTCGTGATGCAAATTTGGCTGTATGCTTCTCCTATTGTGTATTCGGTTAATCTCGTGCCGGCTTCAATTCGTCCGTTTTACTACCTCAACCCGATGGCGGGACTGATTGAGCTGTGCCGGTTTGCAGTGACGGGACAGGGGAACTTTAGTTTGATCGGGTTAAGTCTATCTGTGGCAGGCGCGATTGCGTTTTTTATCATAGGCTCAACCGTCTTTCGCTGGGTTGAGCGAAGTTTTGCAGATTTTATCTAG
- a CDS encoding AAA family ATPase, whose product MAFIHQIIRQAVNPFDSTTFRPGNFWQEDQDPALTVDSIHQEVVTEIEELLDKVAQDQRTRTILLAGDSGSGKSYLLGRLKKLLNSKAFFAYIGPWPDSDFIWRHTLRNTVDSLMYVPQGRHQSQLLLWLKSLSAFRDEGLRKQLLGERNLFIHNLKVTFPSGIYNANEFFGVLYELTNPEMYPLACEWLKGDDLDEETLKALKVKRAIETEEVALKILGNFGKISASTQPIVLCFDNLDNIDRALDGFINLQALFNVNSIIHNQKLKNFLVIVSIVTNTWKQNSKRIQQADQARIDLPIRLQPITLDQAETLWASRLYSLHRQANYLPASSIYPLNRQHLEDKFPGGKTRPRYVLMLGRQLFQEAKTERFEGITEFDSDVNSTPIDPLAAFQLVWLKEFNKTQEKVSRIRQFSAPELIQMLREALNALQVHGIQTKLLPSPTYASYSLSYHLPVQLGRIGVVWTEEPNLISFCNLMKACQKALKQNLCQTVHLIRAEGVGTSNNQGYKLYNQIFTGYRNRHIIPDMTSVHYLATYHSLVNAACAGELVVGDHTPSLSDLEALIRKSKILRDCPLLQSLGVFSGSTYTPGSAGTSSINQQKPVVRKELAQPFHDVKEFLLNLVKTQQMMGCQILIQNALDQFPLVENTQIEQLIEELCQENQIFILDPNAEPAAQLVCLINK is encoded by the coding sequence GTGGCATTTATTCATCAAATCATTCGGCAAGCTGTGAATCCTTTTGACTCGACGACTTTTAGACCCGGTAATTTTTGGCAGGAGGATCAAGATCCTGCATTAACGGTTGATTCAATTCATCAAGAAGTGGTGACTGAAATTGAGGAACTTCTTGATAAAGTGGCACAAGATCAACGCACACGCACGATTTTGCTTGCCGGCGATTCGGGTTCTGGGAAAAGTTATCTATTAGGCCGGCTGAAAAAGTTACTTAACTCAAAAGCTTTTTTTGCATACATTGGGCCGTGGCCAGATAGTGATTTTATCTGGCGTCATACCCTAAGAAATACGGTTGATAGTTTGATGTATGTACCACAGGGTCGGCACCAATCTCAGTTATTACTTTGGTTGAAGAGTTTATCTGCTTTTAGAGACGAAGGTTTAAGAAAGCAGTTACTCGGTGAACGGAATCTATTTATTCACAATTTAAAGGTAACGTTTCCCAGCGGAATTTACAATGCAAATGAATTTTTTGGAGTGCTTTATGAACTGACAAATCCAGAAATGTATCCTTTGGCCTGTGAATGGTTAAAAGGTGACGATTTAGATGAAGAAACTCTAAAAGCTTTAAAAGTAAAACGGGCGATTGAAACTGAAGAGGTTGCGCTAAAAATTCTGGGTAACTTTGGAAAAATTTCTGCGTCAACTCAGCCCATCGTATTATGTTTTGACAATTTAGATAATATTGATCGAGCGTTAGATGGATTTATTAATTTACAAGCTTTGTTTAATGTAAATTCAATTATTCATAATCAAAAGTTGAAAAATTTTTTAGTCATTGTTAGTATTGTTACAAATACTTGGAAACAAAATTCTAAACGGATTCAACAAGCCGATCAGGCTCGAATTGATTTGCCGATTCGCTTGCAACCAATTACCTTAGATCAAGCGGAAACGTTATGGGCGAGTCGGCTGTATTCACTACACCGACAAGCTAATTATCTACCTGCTTCGTCAATTTATCCGTTAAATCGTCAACATTTAGAAGATAAATTTCCTGGAGGAAAAACTCGTCCGCGCTATGTTTTAATGTTAGGCCGGCAGCTATTTCAAGAAGCCAAAACAGAAAGGTTTGAAGGAATAACAGAATTCGATTCGGATGTCAATAGTACGCCGATAGATCCGTTGGCAGCGTTTCAATTAGTGTGGCTGAAGGAATTTAACAAAACTCAAGAAAAAGTTTCTCGAATTCGTCAGTTTTCAGCACCCGAATTGATTCAGATGTTGCGAGAAGCGCTCAATGCGCTGCAAGTTCACGGAATACAAACGAAACTTTTACCGAGTCCAACTTATGCCAGTTATTCTCTTAGTTATCATTTGCCGGTACAGTTAGGAAGAATAGGCGTTGTTTGGACAGAAGAACCGAACCTGATAAGTTTCTGCAATTTGATGAAAGCTTGTCAGAAGGCACTTAAGCAAAATCTCTGTCAAACTGTACACTTAATTCGTGCGGAAGGAGTCGGGACTTCAAATAATCAAGGTTACAAACTTTACAATCAAATTTTCACCGGCTACCGTAACCGGCACATCATTCCAGATATGACTTCGGTTCACTATTTGGCAACTTACCATAGCTTAGTCAATGCCGCCTGTGCCGGCGAATTAGTAGTGGGAGATCACACGCCTAGCTTAAGTGATTTAGAAGCTTTAATTCGCAAATCTAAGATTTTGCGGGATTGTCCTTTATTGCAGAGTCTTGGTGTTTTTAGCGGCTCCACTTACACCCCTGGATCTGCCGGCACTTCTAGTATTAACCAGCAGAAGCCGGTTGTGCGGAAAGAACTTGCTCAACCCTTTCACGATGTTAAAGAATTTTTGTTGAATTTAGTGAAAACTCAACAAATGATGGGATGTCAGATTCTGATTCAAAATGCCCTAGATCAGTTTCCTTTAGTAGAAAATACTCAGATTGAGCAATTGATTGAGGAATTGTGCCAGGAGAATCAGATTTTTATTCTTGATCCAAATGCTGAGCCGGCGGCACAATTGGTTTGTTTAATAAACAAATAG
- the clpB gene encoding ATP-dependent chaperone ClpB: MQPTNPNQFTEKAWEAIVRTPDIAKAGQQQQLESEHLMKALLEQEGLVSSVLSKLGVNVQRLSDRTDEFINRQPKISGGGSSIYLGRSLDTLLDRAEDYRKKYEDEYISIEHLLLAYAKDDRFGKGLFQEFRLEEAKLKTTIDEIRGSQKVTDQNPEGKYQSLEKYGRDLTDAARQGKLDPVIGRDEEIRRTIQILSRRTKNNPVLIGEPGVGKTAIAEGLAQRIVSGDVPQSLKDRKLIALDMGALIAGAKYRGEFEERLKAVLKEVTDSRGQIIMFVDEIHTVVGAGATQGAMDAGNLLKPMLARGELRCIGATTLDEYRKYIEKDAALERRFQQVYVDQPSVEDTISILRGLKERYEVHHGVKISDSALVAAATLSTRYISDRFLPDKAIDLVDEAAARLKMEITSKPEELDEIDRKILQLEMERLSLRKESDPASLERLERLEKDLGNLKEEQHSLNAQWQSEKDVINQIQAIKEEIDRVNVEISQAERDYDLNRAAELKYGKLTDLHRQLEEAETQLEQAQTSGRTLLREEVTESDIAEIISKWTGIPISKLVESEMQKLLHLEDELHRRVIGQDEAVTAVADAIQRSRAGLADPNRPVASFIFLGPTGVGKTELAKALAAYLFDTEEAMVRIDMSEYMEKHAVSRLIGAPPGYVGYDEGGQLTEAIRRRPYAVILFDEIEKAHPDVFNVMLQILDDGRVTDAQGHTVDFKNTIIIMTSNIGSQYILDIAGDEGRYEEMRSRVMEAMRNSFRPEFLNRIDEAIIFHGLQKSELRQIVKLQVARLEKRLGDRKMSLKLSDAALDFLAEVGYDPVYGARPLKRAIQRELETQIAKGILRAEFNDGDTIYVDIENERLAFKRLPAELLTAQ, encoded by the coding sequence ATGCAACCAACCAATCCCAACCAATTCACCGAAAAAGCCTGGGAAGCCATTGTTCGCACCCCAGACATTGCCAAAGCCGGCCAGCAACAACAACTCGAAAGCGAACACCTGATGAAAGCCCTACTTGAACAAGAAGGGTTAGTGAGCAGTGTTCTAAGCAAACTCGGCGTTAACGTTCAGCGACTAAGCGATCGCACCGACGAATTCATCAACCGGCAGCCCAAAATCTCCGGCGGCGGCAGTTCCATCTACCTAGGACGGAGCCTCGACACCTTATTAGATCGCGCCGAAGACTATCGTAAAAAGTATGAAGACGAATATATCTCCATTGAGCATCTTCTGCTGGCGTATGCCAAAGACGATCGCTTCGGCAAAGGTCTATTCCAAGAATTTAGACTAGAGGAAGCCAAACTCAAAACGACGATTGACGAAATCCGGGGGAGTCAAAAAGTGACCGATCAAAATCCCGAAGGGAAATATCAATCCCTGGAAAAATATGGCCGCGACCTCACAGACGCCGCTCGCCAGGGTAAACTAGACCCCGTAATTGGGCGGGATGAAGAAATTCGCCGCACCATTCAGATTCTCTCGCGCCGCACCAAAAATAACCCAGTTTTGATTGGCGAACCGGGGGTCGGGAAAACTGCAATCGCGGAAGGACTCGCTCAACGGATTGTATCGGGCGACGTGCCCCAATCTCTGAAAGACCGCAAATTGATCGCCCTAGATATGGGTGCCTTAATTGCCGGCGCAAAATATCGAGGTGAATTTGAAGAACGCTTGAAAGCTGTCCTCAAAGAAGTTACCGACTCTCGCGGGCAAATCATCATGTTTGTTGATGAAATCCACACCGTCGTGGGTGCCGGCGCAACTCAAGGTGCAATGGATGCCGGCAACTTGCTCAAACCCATGCTGGCAAGAGGCGAACTGCGCTGTATCGGGGCGACAACCCTTGACGAATACCGCAAATACATCGAAAAAGATGCCGCACTTGAACGCCGGTTTCAGCAAGTCTACGTCGATCAACCCAGCGTTGAAGACACCATCTCTATTTTGCGCGGACTTAAAGAGCGCTACGAAGTTCACCACGGCGTTAAAATCTCCGACAGCGCCTTAGTTGCAGCCGCAACCCTGTCAACCCGCTACATTAGCGATCGCTTCCTTCCCGACAAAGCCATTGACTTAGTCGATGAAGCCGCCGCGCGGTTGAAAATGGAGATTACCTCCAAACCCGAAGAACTCGACGAAATCGACCGCAAAATTTTGCAGTTAGAAATGGAGCGGCTATCGCTGCGAAAAGAAAGCGATCCGGCTTCCTTAGAACGGTTAGAACGTCTGGAAAAAGACCTCGGCAACCTGAAAGAAGAACAGCACAGTCTGAACGCGCAATGGCAATCTGAAAAAGATGTCATCAACCAAATTCAGGCGATTAAAGAAGAGATTGATCGGGTGAATGTTGAGATTAGCCAAGCAGAACGCGACTACGATCTCAACCGTGCTGCTGAGTTGAAATACGGCAAGTTAACCGATTTACACCGGCAGCTTGAAGAAGCGGAAACGCAATTAGAACAAGCGCAAACCAGCGGACGAACCCTGCTGCGCGAAGAAGTCACCGAATCCGACATAGCAGAAATCATCTCAAAGTGGACAGGAATTCCCATCAGCAAACTGGTGGAATCTGAAATGCAAAAACTATTGCACTTAGAAGATGAACTGCACCGGCGCGTCATCGGTCAAGATGAAGCCGTGACTGCGGTTGCCGATGCGATTCAGCGTTCCCGTGCCGGTCTTGCTGACCCCAACCGGCCTGTCGCTAGCTTTATTTTCCTCGGCCCTACCGGCGTTGGCAAGACCGAACTCGCCAAAGCACTCGCCGCTTATCTCTTTGATACCGAAGAAGCGATGGTGCGGATTGATATGTCGGAGTATATGGAGAAACACGCAGTTTCTCGCCTAATTGGTGCGCCTCCGGGATATGTTGGCTACGACGAAGGTGGACAGTTAACTGAAGCAATTCGCCGGCGTCCTTATGCGGTGATTTTGTTCGACGAAATCGAAAAAGCTCACCCCGATGTCTTCAACGTGATGCTGCAAATTCTTGATGATGGTCGCGTTACCGATGCTCAAGGCCATACGGTAGACTTCAAAAATACGATCATCATTATGACCAGCAATATCGGTTCCCAGTACATCTTGGATATTGCCGGTGATGAAGGCCGGTATGAAGAAATGCGCTCTCGCGTCATGGAGGCAATGCGAAACAGCTTCCGTCCGGAATTCCTCAACCGCATTGATGAAGCCATCATCTTCCACGGCTTACAGAAGTCCGAACTGCGGCAGATTGTCAAGTTGCAAGTTGCGCGTTTAGAAAAACGACTGGGTGATCGGAAAATGTCTCTAAAGCTATCCGACGCAGCTCTTGACTTTTTGGCAGAAGTCGGGTATGATCCGGTTTACGGTGCCCGCCCCCTGAAACGTGCAATTCAGCGCGAGTTAGAAACCCAAATTGCCAAGGGTATTCTCCGGGCAGAATTCAACGACGGCGACACGATTTATGTGGATATCGAAAATGAGCGCCTCGCCTTCAAACGCCTGCCGGCAGAGTTGCTGACTGCTCAGTAA
- a CDS encoding ABC transporter ATP-binding protein: MSDKPIISVKGLGKKYRIRTDAKKRYSTLRDDLAETARKLVQGKLWQQKTEDFWAIQDINFDIGAGEVVGIIGRNGAGKSTLLKILSRITQPTTGEAILRGRVGSLLEVGAGFHPELTGRENIFMNGTVLGMKRAEIKQKFDEIVAFAEVEKFLEMPVKRYSSGMYVRLAFAVAAHLEPEILLVDEVLAVGDAAFQKKCLGKMEDVAKRDGRTVLFVSHNMAAIQQLCLQAILLKSGLISKVGEVRDVIADYLTLASSQNQEEMPKLFDRRRREDFGTLIRISDCKVFDSSETENYSLQFGEPFVIELVCTALSDLNNVSFVVGIDSATGVRIATSTSQECSCYTSMKKGQSLRTRLKIDSLILNPGNYSITAGVRGIKGGLDQLENAQCFEVMAISWNHKSFPNGKWGIVYVEPNWEIAYC, translated from the coding sequence ATGAGCGACAAACCGATCATTTCTGTTAAAGGGTTAGGAAAAAAGTATCGTATCCGAACGGATGCGAAAAAGCGGTATTCTACCCTCAGAGACGATCTGGCTGAAACTGCCCGAAAGCTTGTTCAGGGGAAACTTTGGCAGCAAAAAACTGAAGATTTTTGGGCAATACAGGATATTAATTTTGATATTGGTGCCGGTGAAGTTGTTGGGATCATTGGGCGTAATGGGGCGGGCAAAAGTACGTTACTGAAAATTTTGTCCCGAATTACGCAGCCAACGACAGGCGAGGCAATATTACGGGGACGTGTGGGTTCACTGTTGGAAGTTGGGGCTGGATTTCACCCAGAATTGACAGGACGTGAGAATATTTTCATGAATGGCACGGTTTTAGGAATGAAACGTGCTGAGATTAAACAGAAGTTTGATGAGATTGTGGCGTTTGCCGAGGTGGAGAAGTTTTTAGAGATGCCGGTGAAGCGCTATTCTTCAGGAATGTATGTGCGGCTAGCATTTGCGGTGGCGGCACACCTAGAACCAGAGATTTTGCTAGTCGATGAAGTGCTGGCAGTGGGGGATGCGGCGTTTCAGAAAAAGTGCTTAGGAAAAATGGAGGATGTCGCAAAGCGGGATGGGCGCACCGTTTTATTTGTCAGCCATAATATGGCGGCTATTCAACAGTTATGTCTTCAGGCTATCCTATTAAAAAGTGGTTTAATATCTAAGGTTGGAGAGGTGCGGGATGTAATTGCTGATTACTTAACCCTGGCCAGTAGCCAAAATCAAGAAGAAATGCCCAAGTTATTCGACAGACGCAGGCGAGAAGATTTTGGAACCCTAATAAGAATCAGCGACTGCAAAGTATTTGATTCTTCAGAAACCGAGAATTATAGTTTACAGTTCGGAGAACCTTTTGTTATTGAGTTGGTATGCACGGCCTTATCAGACTTAAATAATGTTTCTTTTGTCGTTGGTATTGATTCAGCTACAGGAGTTAGAATTGCGACTTCTACAAGTCAGGAGTGCAGCTGCTATACTTCTATGAAAAAAGGGCAGTCGCTGCGAACAAGATTAAAAATCGATTCCCTTATTCTCAATCCAGGTAATTATTCTATCACTGCCGGTGTTCGCGGGATTAAAGGCGGTTTAGATCAATTAGAAAATGCTCAGTGTTTTGAAGTGATGGCAATCTCGTGGAATCACAAAAGTTTTCCAAATGGCAAATGGGGGATCGTTTATGTTGAACCGAACTGGGAAATCGCGTACTGCTAA